In Luteimonas viscosa, the following proteins share a genomic window:
- a CDS encoding flagellar basal body P-ring protein FlgI → MPAQAERIKDLAQVAGVRGNPLVGYGLVVGLDGSGDRTSQTPFTVQSLKTMLDQLGVTLPPGVNPQLKNVAAVAIQAELPPFAKPGQTIDITVSSIGNAGSLRGGSLLMAPLKGADGQVYAIAQGTLVVSGFGASGRDGSRISTNAPNGGSIPNGAIVERAVAGAAPTGVVTLNLHDSDFTTAARIVSAIDGAFGPGRARALDGVTIEVTPPAGDRIAFLSRLETLDVSPGAAAAKVIVNARTGTVVMGGEVTVMPAAVSHGSLTVSVTESVQVSQPGAFGRGGTVVAPQSTLEVSQDGGRMFLFEGGSSLESIVRAVNAVGAAPGDIVAILEALKRAGALRAELEVI, encoded by the coding sequence ATGCCGGCGCAGGCGGAGCGGATCAAGGACTTGGCCCAGGTGGCCGGGGTGCGCGGCAATCCGCTGGTCGGCTACGGCCTGGTGGTGGGACTGGACGGCAGCGGCGACCGCACCAGCCAGACGCCCTTCACGGTGCAGAGCCTGAAGACCATGCTCGACCAGCTCGGCGTGACCCTGCCTCCGGGCGTGAACCCGCAGCTGAAGAACGTGGCCGCGGTCGCGATCCAGGCCGAGCTGCCGCCGTTCGCCAAGCCCGGGCAGACCATCGACATCACCGTGTCGTCGATCGGCAACGCCGGTTCGCTGCGCGGCGGCAGCCTGCTGATGGCACCGCTCAAGGGCGCCGACGGCCAGGTCTACGCGATCGCCCAGGGCACCCTGGTGGTCAGCGGCTTCGGCGCCTCGGGCCGCGACGGCTCGCGCATCTCCACCAACGCGCCCAACGGCGGCAGCATTCCCAACGGCGCGATCGTCGAGCGCGCGGTGGCGGGCGCCGCGCCGACCGGCGTGGTCACGCTCAACCTGCACGATTCCGACTTCACCACCGCCGCGCGCATCGTCTCGGCCATCGACGGCGCCTTCGGCCCCGGCCGCGCGCGCGCGCTCGACGGCGTCACCATCGAGGTCACGCCGCCGGCCGGCGACCGCATCGCCTTCCTCTCGCGGCTGGAGACGCTGGACGTCAGCCCCGGCGCCGCCGCGGCCAAGGTGATCGTCAACGCCCGCACCGGCACCGTGGTGATGGGCGGCGAGGTCACGGTGATGCCGGCGGCGGTCTCGCACGGCTCGCTGACGGTCTCGGTCACCGAGAGCGTCCAGGTCAGCCAGCCCGGGGCGTTCGGCCGCGGCGGCACCGTGGTCGCGCCGCAGTCCACGCTCGAGGTCAGCCAGGACGGCGGCCGCATGTTCCTGTTCGAAGGCGGCTCGTCGCTGGAGTCGATCGTGCGCGCGGTCAACGCCGTCGGCGCGGCGCCGGGCGACATCGTCGCGATCCTCGAGGCGCTCAAGCGCGCCGGCGCGCTGCGCGCGGAGCTGGAAGTCATATGA
- the flgJ gene encoding flagellar assembly peptidoglycan hydrolase FlgJ, whose product MRLPAATAIELSPSQATPRAGIEKAARELETQFAQMLIKTMRSASPDGGLGGDTRYRDMYDQQLARELSKGRGLGLAPMIMRQLERSAGGTEPAPAAPAAMPLRIHGQPPGMLPLSGASGMLPLAPTRSGVSMPGLDVQAYAPPRPAQPDPAFDLSSAAAVADAPLDASSPEAFVQSIWPQAQKAAAELGVPARALVAQAALETGWGRRFAGRENTSSLNLFGIKATGGWQGERMSARTHEFVGGKRVDERADFRAYGSVAESFADYTRLIGRDRYAAARGTGDDVHRFASALQKAGYATDPSYAAKITAIANGATLNRALAAMPARQPSPVQYASAAPAPAADRSDAVTTTASAAAAGTRG is encoded by the coding sequence ATGCGCCTGCCCGCCGCCACCGCGATCGAACTCTCGCCCTCGCAGGCCACGCCGCGCGCGGGCATCGAGAAGGCCGCGCGCGAGCTGGAAACGCAGTTCGCGCAGATGCTGATCAAGACCATGCGCAGCGCCTCGCCCGACGGCGGCCTGGGCGGCGATACCCGCTACCGCGACATGTACGACCAGCAGCTGGCGCGCGAACTGTCGAAAGGCCGCGGCCTGGGCCTGGCGCCGATGATCATGCGCCAGCTCGAGCGCAGCGCCGGCGGCACTGAACCCGCGCCTGCGGCGCCGGCGGCGATGCCGCTGCGGATCCACGGCCAGCCGCCCGGGATGCTGCCGCTGTCGGGCGCGTCCGGCATGCTGCCGCTGGCGCCGACGCGCAGCGGCGTCTCGATGCCGGGCCTGGACGTGCAGGCGTACGCGCCGCCACGCCCGGCGCAGCCCGACCCCGCTTTCGACCTGTCTTCCGCGGCCGCGGTGGCCGACGCGCCGCTCGACGCCAGCTCGCCCGAGGCCTTCGTGCAGTCGATCTGGCCGCAGGCGCAGAAGGCCGCGGCCGAACTCGGCGTGCCGGCCAGGGCGCTGGTGGCGCAGGCCGCGCTCGAGACCGGCTGGGGCCGCCGCTTCGCCGGCCGCGAGAACACCTCGTCGCTCAACCTGTTCGGGATCAAGGCCACCGGCGGCTGGCAGGGCGAGCGGATGAGCGCGCGCACCCACGAATTCGTCGGCGGCAAGCGCGTGGACGAACGCGCCGACTTCCGCGCCTACGGCTCGGTCGCCGAGAGCTTCGCCGACTACACCCGGCTGATCGGCCGCGACCGCTACGCCGCCGCGCGCGGCACCGGCGACGACGTGCACCGTTTCGCCAGCGCGTTGCAGAAGGCCGGCTATGCCACGGATCCATCGTACGCGGCCAAGATCACCGCGATCGCCAACGGCGCCACCCTGAACCGCGCGCTGGCCGCGATGCCGGCGCGCCAGCCGTCGCCGGTGCAGTACGCAAGCGCGGCGCCGGCGCCCGCCGCCGACCGGTCCGATGCCGTCACCACCACCGCCTCGGCCGCCGCCGCGGGCACCAGGGGATAA
- the flgK gene encoding flagellar hook-associated protein FlgK: MTGMLSSGTSALLAFQRALGTVSHNVANASTPGYSRQRVELAARAGHPEGSSWVGQGVDVAGLQRLADGLVFARQVDSSGELGRLGQLSSLSARVDALVSDPATGLSSQWSAFFTAADAVSAEPGSSVARQQLLAAGEQLAGRWRSLDGQLSALEQESGQRLQSTISDANQLASEIAGLNRAILDGGRNVSPDLLDARALRVEQLAGLVGAEAIAQDDGSLNVFTAGGQPLVLGAQAMKLTTVADPLRPDRQQIALDGPSGKVRLPSSSVSGELGGVLEFRDRVLDPARAELGRLATVFATSFNAAQRAGVDYTGAPGADFFSLSPPRVDAHTGNTGSATIAARVDDAAALKGQDLVLRYDGAWSASRADTGEAVALSGSGTAADPFRVAGVSFEISGTPAAGDRFALRPVADAAASLRVALTDPAGIAAASPLQAATDSGNLGNARAASAQVTDATAFAGFAGATIEFIDANQYTIDGAGPYAYTAGAAIAAPGGGWSLSLEGAPAAGDAFTLARTPPRSTDNGNALALGALDQRAILDGGSQSLTAGLSQLTARVGTDARHASLGLEAQSAIHAQVTAERDSVSGVNLDEEAADMMRFQQAYQAAAQVISTADAMFQTLLSAVRR, encoded by the coding sequence ATGACCGGGATGCTCAGCTCCGGCACCTCCGCGCTGCTCGCGTTCCAGCGCGCGCTGGGCACCGTCAGCCACAACGTCGCCAATGCCTCGACCCCGGGCTACAGCCGCCAGCGGGTCGAGCTGGCCGCGCGCGCCGGCCATCCCGAGGGCAGCAGCTGGGTCGGCCAGGGGGTCGACGTGGCCGGCCTGCAGCGGCTGGCGGACGGCCTGGTGTTCGCGCGCCAGGTCGACAGCAGCGGCGAACTCGGCCGGCTGGGGCAGCTGTCCTCGCTGTCCGCGCGCGTCGACGCGCTGGTCTCCGACCCCGCTACCGGACTGTCGTCGCAATGGTCGGCGTTCTTCACCGCCGCCGACGCGGTTTCCGCCGAACCCGGCTCCAGCGTGGCGCGGCAACAGCTGCTCGCCGCCGGCGAACAGCTCGCCGGCCGCTGGCGCTCGCTCGACGGCCAGCTCTCGGCGCTCGAGCAGGAATCGGGGCAACGGCTGCAGAGCACGATCTCCGATGCCAACCAGCTCGCCAGCGAGATCGCCGGCCTCAACCGCGCGATCCTCGACGGCGGCCGCAACGTCTCGCCCGACCTGCTCGACGCGCGCGCGCTGCGCGTGGAACAGCTCGCGGGCCTGGTCGGCGCCGAAGCGATCGCGCAGGACGACGGCTCGCTCAACGTGTTCACCGCCGGCGGCCAGCCGCTGGTGCTCGGCGCGCAGGCGATGAAGCTCACGACCGTGGCCGACCCGCTGCGCCCCGATCGCCAGCAGATCGCGCTCGACGGCCCCAGCGGCAAGGTGCGGCTGCCGTCGTCGAGCGTGTCCGGCGAACTCGGCGGCGTGCTCGAGTTCCGCGACCGGGTGCTGGATCCGGCGCGCGCCGAACTCGGCCGGCTGGCCACCGTGTTCGCCACCTCGTTCAACGCCGCGCAGCGCGCGGGCGTCGACTACACCGGCGCGCCCGGCGCCGACTTCTTCTCGCTGTCGCCGCCGCGGGTGGACGCGCATACCGGCAACACCGGCAGCGCCACCATCGCCGCGCGCGTGGACGATGCCGCGGCGCTCAAGGGCCAGGACCTGGTGCTGCGCTACGACGGCGCCTGGTCCGCCAGCCGCGCCGATACCGGCGAGGCGGTGGCGTTGTCCGGCAGCGGCACCGCGGCCGATCCGTTCCGGGTCGCCGGCGTGTCGTTCGAGATCTCCGGCACGCCCGCGGCGGGCGACCGCTTCGCGCTGCGCCCGGTGGCCGATGCCGCCGCCAGCCTGCGCGTGGCACTCACCGATCCGGCCGGGATCGCCGCGGCTTCGCCGCTGCAGGCCGCCACCGACAGCGGCAACCTGGGCAATGCACGCGCGGCGTCGGCGCAGGTCACCGATGCCACGGCGTTCGCCGGCTTCGCCGGCGCCACGATCGAATTCATCGACGCCAACCAGTACACCATCGACGGCGCCGGCCCCTACGCCTACACCGCCGGCGCCGCGATCGCCGCGCCCGGTGGCGGCTGGTCGCTGTCGCTGGAAGGCGCGCCGGCCGCCGGCGACGCCTTCACCCTGGCGCGCACGCCGCCGCGGTCGACCGACAACGGCAACGCGCTGGCGCTGGGCGCGCTCGACCAGCGCGCGATCCTCGACGGCGGCAGCCAGTCGCTGACCGCCGGCCTGTCGCAGCTCACCGCACGCGTCGGCACCGACGCCCGCCACGCCAGCCTCGGGCTGGAGGCGCAGAGCGCGATCCACGCCCAGGTCACCGCTGAACGCGATTCGGTGAGCGGCGTGAACCTCGACGAGGAAGCCGCCGACATGATGCGCTTCCAGCAGGCCTACCAGGCCGCGGCGCAGGTGATCAGCACCGCCGATGCCATGTTCCAGACCCTGCTGTCGGCCGTGCGCCGCTGA
- the flgL gene encoding flagellar hook-associated protein FlgL: MTALRISTAGLYAQGLQGMLQQQQRVARTQQELVGNTRLLRAADDPAAMARAQQLDHALASLGQQDRNAGLVQHRLRSQESALADVGTQLNRARELAIQANSGAMSAQDRASIAAELRAVRSELLAIANRDDGNGRRLFAGSRDGIIPFADNGGTVSYAGDDGRNAVEVAPDQWVADGDPGSEVFLRVRTGDGIVRGSAASGNTGSGVLQSSAVADHAAWGGQPLRVEFTAADSWRVLDPDGVELATGSYADGATISAGGMQLSLTGAPAAGDVFTVEPAPTRDIFATLQGLVDTLEAPAATAAEFARRDNLVGAALGDLATAQDHMLALRSGTGSRLAALDTAEDARGAGDLTLQQSLSELRDVDFAEAASRLTLQLTALEAAQKTMLQVQRLSLFDRM, from the coding sequence ATGACCGCTCTCCGCATTTCCACCGCCGGCCTGTACGCCCAGGGCCTCCAGGGCATGCTGCAGCAACAGCAGCGGGTCGCACGTACGCAGCAGGAACTGGTCGGCAACACCAGGCTGCTGCGCGCCGCCGACGATCCCGCCGCGATGGCGCGCGCCCAGCAGCTCGACCATGCGCTGGCCTCGCTCGGCCAGCAGGATCGCAACGCCGGCCTGGTCCAGCACCGCCTGCGTTCGCAGGAGTCGGCCCTGGCCGATGTCGGCACCCAGCTCAACCGCGCGCGCGAACTGGCGATCCAGGCCAACAGCGGCGCGATGTCGGCGCAGGACCGCGCCTCGATCGCCGCCGAGCTGCGCGCGGTGCGCAGCGAACTGCTGGCGATCGCCAACCGCGACGACGGCAACGGCCGCCGCCTGTTCGCCGGCTCGCGCGACGGCATCATTCCGTTCGCCGACAACGGCGGCACGGTCTCGTACGCCGGCGACGACGGCCGCAACGCGGTCGAGGTCGCGCCGGACCAGTGGGTGGCCGACGGCGACCCGGGCAGCGAGGTGTTCCTGCGCGTGCGCACCGGCGACGGCATCGTCCGTGGCAGCGCCGCCAGCGGCAACACCGGCAGCGGCGTGCTGCAGTCGAGTGCGGTCGCCGACCATGCCGCCTGGGGCGGGCAGCCGCTGCGGGTGGAGTTCACCGCGGCCGACAGCTGGCGCGTGCTCGACCCGGACGGCGTCGAACTCGCCACCGGCAGCTATGCCGACGGCGCCACCATCTCGGCCGGCGGCATGCAGCTCAGCCTCACCGGCGCGCCCGCGGCCGGCGACGTCTTCACCGTGGAACCCGCGCCCACGCGCGACATCTTCGCCACCCTCCAGGGCCTGGTGGACACGCTCGAGGCGCCCGCGGCGACCGCCGCCGAATTCGCGCGGCGCGACAACCTCGTCGGCGCCGCGCTCGGCGATCTCGCCACCGCCCAGGACCACATGCTGGCGCTGCGTTCGGGCACCGGTTCGCGCCTGGCGGCGCTGGACACCGCGGAGGATGCGCGCGGTGCCGGCGACCTCACGCTGCAGCAGTCGCTGTCGGAACTGCGCGACGTCGATTTCGCCGAGGCGGCGAGCCGCCTCACGCTGCAGTTGACGGCGCTCGAAGCGGCGCAGAAGACGATGCTGCAGGTGCAGCGGCTGTCGCTGTTCGACCGCATGTAG
- a CDS encoding flagellin, which yields MSSVINTNVMSLNAQRNLTASGADLATSLQRLSSGMRINSAKDDAAGLAISQRFTTQIRGMDQAARNANDGISLSQTAEGAMAEIGNNLQRIRELAVQSRNATNSASDRAALNAEAQQLKAEVDRVAGTTNFNDVKLLDGSFQNQSFQVGANQGETIDIAAIANAQSSALGEWSRTEQATVTSGALTAGTVSGLTVAGQTVADTTVTADAAGATLLAAAINAALADGDVTDVVATTDGANVVLTASGGADIVIGGTVTNSGFTAATTSATETDMTGFADLDISTAAGADDAMLAMDAALGAINTARADMGAVQNRFTSVVANLSTTSENLSAARSRIQDADFAKESAQLSRNQILQQAGTAMLAQANQSTQGVLSLLR from the coding sequence ATGTCGTCTGTCATCAACACCAACGTGATGTCGCTGAACGCCCAGCGCAACCTGACCGCGTCCGGCGCCGACCTCGCCACCAGCCTGCAGCGCCTGTCGTCCGGCATGCGCATCAACAGCGCGAAGGACGACGCCGCCGGCCTCGCCATCTCGCAGCGCTTCACCACCCAGATCCGCGGCATGGACCAGGCCGCCCGCAACGCCAACGACGGCATCTCGCTGTCGCAGACGGCGGAAGGCGCGATGGCCGAGATCGGCAACAACCTGCAGCGCATCCGCGAGCTGGCCGTGCAGTCGCGCAACGCCACCAACTCGGCTTCCGACCGCGCCGCGCTGAACGCCGAAGCCCAGCAGCTGAAGGCCGAAGTCGACCGCGTCGCCGGCACCACCAACTTCAACGACGTCAAGCTGCTCGACGGTTCGTTCCAGAACCAGAGCTTCCAGGTCGGCGCCAACCAGGGCGAGACGATCGACATCGCCGCCATTGCCAATGCGCAGTCCAGCGCGCTCGGCGAATGGTCGAGGACCGAACAGGCCACCGTGACCAGCGGCGCCCTGACCGCCGGCACCGTGAGCGGCCTGACCGTGGCCGGGCAGACCGTTGCCGACACCACCGTCACCGCCGACGCCGCTGGCGCGACCTTGCTGGCCGCCGCGATCAACGCTGCGCTGGCGGATGGCGACGTGACCGACGTCGTCGCCACCACCGATGGCGCCAACGTGGTGCTGACCGCCAGCGGCGGTGCCGACATCGTCATCGGCGGCACGGTCACCAACTCCGGTTTCACCGCCGCGACGACCTCGGCCACGGAAACCGACATGACCGGCTTCGCCGACCTCGACATCTCCACCGCCGCCGGCGCCGACGACGCGATGCTGGCGATGGACGCCGCCCTGGGCGCGATCAACACCGCGCGCGCCGACATGGGTGCGGTGCAAAACCGCTTCACCTCGGTCGTGGCCAACCTGTCGACCACGTCGGAAAACCTGTCGGCCGCCCGCAGCCGGATCCAGGACGCGGACTTCGCCAAGGAATCGGCGCAGCTCTCGCGCAACCAGATCCTGCAGCAGGCCGGTACGGCGATGCTGGCCCAGGCCAACCAGTCCACGCAGGGCGTGCTCAGCCTGCTGCGCTGA
- the fliD gene encoding flagellar filament capping protein FliD, giving the protein MSTTIGTAGKLDVPTMVAQLVAADRAQPDARIDRSERQVNAQISAIGALRSAFSALGTAVNALTSSDNLQARKAILPPEANFSATTSAGAAAGRYQIEVLALASAQKLTSGAFAADAAVGTGTLTISAGDTSIEVQVAAPDNTLAGIRDAINAAAGGRTVTASIVTGDDGPHLVLNAVDTGTAGALTVTASGGDGGLSALAYDPEGTSGLTELLPAADAKVRIDGIERTSSSNTITDAIDGVGLTLTEAEPGTVRELRIEGDASLQRNAAKSFVSAYNAALGTIAQTTAYNTGTRVAAALNGDSMVRNATRELRDVVGDNVTDLKAIGITINKDGTLKLDEAAFDKGLAADPEAAARVFAGDEGMVGRLDAVVDRLVEADGLLESRSDSLAERSKALANQRSALDFRMSQAEARYRTQFTALDVLLSSLQTSSDFLTQQLARPSTD; this is encoded by the coding sequence ATGAGCACCACCATCGGCACCGCCGGCAAGCTCGACGTCCCGACCATGGTCGCGCAGCTGGTCGCCGCCGACCGCGCGCAGCCCGATGCCCGCATCGACCGCAGCGAGCGACAGGTCAACGCCCAGATTTCGGCCATCGGCGCCCTGCGCAGCGCGTTCTCCGCGCTCGGCACGGCCGTCAATGCATTGACTTCCAGCGACAACCTGCAGGCGCGCAAGGCGATCCTGCCGCCGGAAGCCAATTTTTCCGCGACCACGTCGGCCGGCGCGGCCGCGGGTCGCTACCAGATCGAGGTGCTGGCACTGGCCAGTGCGCAGAAGCTCACCTCCGGCGCGTTCGCGGCGGATGCGGCGGTCGGCACCGGCACGCTCACCATCAGCGCCGGCGACACCTCGATCGAAGTCCAGGTCGCGGCTCCGGACAACACCCTGGCCGGCATCCGCGACGCGATCAACGCCGCGGCCGGCGGCAGGACCGTCACCGCCAGCATCGTGACCGGTGACGACGGCCCGCACCTGGTGCTCAACGCGGTCGATACCGGGACCGCCGGCGCGCTGACCGTCACCGCGAGCGGTGGCGACGGCGGGCTGTCGGCACTGGCCTACGATCCCGAGGGCACCTCCGGCCTCACCGAACTGCTGCCCGCCGCCGATGCGAAAGTCCGCATCGACGGCATCGAGCGCACCAGCTCGTCGAACACCATCACCGACGCGATCGACGGAGTCGGCCTGACCCTGACCGAGGCCGAGCCGGGCACGGTGCGCGAGCTGCGCATCGAGGGCGACGCCAGCCTCCAGCGCAACGCGGCCAAGAGCTTCGTCAGCGCCTACAACGCCGCGCTCGGCACGATCGCGCAGACCACCGCATACAACACCGGCACCCGGGTGGCCGCCGCGCTCAACGGCGACTCGATGGTGCGCAACGCCACGCGCGAACTGCGCGACGTGGTCGGCGACAACGTCACCGACCTCAAGGCGATCGGCATCACGATCAACAAGGATGGCACGCTCAAGCTGGACGAGGCCGCGTTCGACAAGGGGCTGGCCGCGGATCCCGAGGCGGCGGCACGCGTGTTCGCCGGCGACGAGGGCATGGTCGGCCGGCTCGATGCCGTGGTCGACCGCCTGGTCGAGGCCGACGGCCTGCTCGAGAGCCGCAGCGACAGCCTCGCCGAGCGCAGCAAGGCGCTCGCCAACCAGCGCAGCGCGCTCGACTTCCGCATGAGCCAGGCCGAAGCCCGCTACCGCACCCAGTTCACCGCGCTCGACGTGCTGCTGAGTTCGCTCCAGACCAGCAGCGACTTCCTGACCCAGCAGCTCGCCCGACCCTCCACGGACTGA
- the fliS gene encoding flagellar export chaperone FliS, with protein sequence MNARNLANQYRQTSVSSAALEASPHRLIALMLAGARERARLAAACLQRGDLPRKSQAISDASAIIGGLNGALNLEAGGEIADGLQALYDYAQRRLLAANVENDAAPLHEVDALLGDIESAWLAIAPAGAA encoded by the coding sequence ATGAACGCCCGCAACCTCGCCAACCAGTACCGGCAGACCAGCGTGTCCAGCGCGGCGCTGGAAGCCAGTCCGCACCGGCTGATCGCGCTGATGCTCGCCGGCGCGCGCGAACGTGCGCGGCTGGCGGCCGCCTGCCTGCAGCGCGGCGACCTGCCGCGCAAGTCGCAGGCGATCAGCGACGCCAGCGCGATCATCGGCGGGCTCAACGGCGCGCTCAACCTCGAGGCCGGCGGCGAGATCGCCGACGGGCTGCAGGCGCTGTACGACTATGCGCAACGGCGCCTGCTCGCGGCCAACGTCGAGAACGATGCGGCGCCGCTGCATGAGGTCGACGCGCTGCTCGGCGACATCGAATCGGCCTGGCTGGCGATCGCGCCCGCGGGGGCCGCATGA
- a CDS encoding PilZ domain-containing protein, which translates to MNTRAAAEALLFGDTLACEELRPAAFLPRPRRTDPALAASGEALLRTLAVVEDGPRAEEPDAGDHALHRIEAKLDLLTTLVAGLGRHDDDDPPCSLRWSARGACLVLADPPAPGSSGLFRVRPADWLPSALLLPATEIARETDAEGVRSWLRFDALPPLLEAALERHLFRIHRRAVAESRRPHPGG; encoded by the coding sequence ATGAACACCCGCGCTGCCGCCGAAGCCCTGCTGTTCGGCGACACCCTGGCCTGCGAGGAACTGCGCCCGGCGGCATTCCTGCCGCGGCCGCGGCGCACCGATCCCGCGCTCGCCGCCAGCGGCGAGGCCCTGCTGCGCACGCTTGCGGTGGTGGAGGACGGCCCGCGCGCCGAGGAACCCGACGCCGGCGACCACGCCCTGCACCGCATCGAAGCCAAGCTCGACCTGCTGACCACCCTGGTGGCGGGCCTGGGCCGACACGACGACGACGACCCGCCGTGCAGCCTGCGCTGGTCGGCCCGCGGCGCCTGCCTGGTGCTGGCCGATCCGCCGGCACCTGGAAGCAGCGGCCTGTTCCGGGTCCGTCCCGCGGACTGGCTGCCGTCGGCGCTGCTGCTGCCGGCCACCGAAATCGCCCGCGAAACTGACGCCGAGGGCGTACGCAGCTGGCTGCGCTTCGATGCGCTGCCACCCCTGCTCGAAGCCGCGCTCGAACGCCACCTGTTCCGCATCCATCGCCGCGCCGTCGCCGAAAGCCGTCGTCCGCACCCGGGCGGCTGA
- a CDS encoding response regulator: MRVLICDDHTLVRAGLRRLLESFADIEVVAEASSADEAVLRTREALPHIVLLDLSMPGRSGFDALAELRRTAPDCAVVIMSMHDDALHVREALARGAMGFVVKEAAPAELEIAIRAAAAGRTYLSPQVSAPQLHAYRNGGRAEGDPEALPRRQREILQALGAGRTTKQIASDLGISVKTVETHRARMMEALGCRNAGELLRVALRLHDRP; encoded by the coding sequence CTGCGAGTTCTGATCTGCGATGACCACACGCTGGTGCGCGCCGGCCTGCGCCGGTTGCTGGAGTCGTTCGCGGACATCGAGGTGGTGGCCGAAGCCAGCAGTGCCGACGAGGCGGTGCTGCGCACGCGCGAGGCGCTGCCCCACATCGTGCTGCTCGACCTGTCGATGCCAGGGCGCAGCGGCTTCGACGCCCTCGCCGAATTGCGCCGGACCGCGCCCGATTGCGCCGTGGTGATCATGTCGATGCACGACGACGCGCTGCACGTGCGCGAGGCGCTGGCACGCGGGGCGATGGGCTTCGTGGTGAAGGAGGCCGCGCCGGCCGAACTCGAGATCGCGATCCGCGCCGCCGCCGCCGGCCGCACCTACCTCAGCCCGCAGGTCTCGGCACCGCAATTGCATGCCTACCGCAACGGCGGCCGCGCGGAGGGCGACCCCGAGGCGCTGCCCCGCCGGCAGCGCGAGATCCTGCAGGCCCTGGGCGCCGGCCGCACCACCAAGCAGATCGCCAGCGACCTCGGCATCAGCGTCAAGACCGTGGAAACCCACCGCGCGCGGATGATGGAGGCGCTCGGCTGCCGCAACGCCGGCGAGTTGCTGCGGGTGGCGCTGCGCCTGCACGACCGGCCCTGA
- the rpoN gene encoding RNA polymerase factor sigma-54 yields the protein MKGNMRTAMVQGVNLTPQLLQSIRLLQLTAPQLEQELRQALERNPLLEQDEAAEEAEADEAPEAAMLEAAAWDELPEPAFLSGGSIGGGDDDATLRIADGESSDPRLRLLRLLSLHWDARDLDIAAWWLDRCDDRGYLEQPLDELLAAARAAFPTRADDVGVLRQRLLHGDWPGMAAADPGECLRAQLHALPEDATRGLALRLLAEHLDLLAAHDHAAMAAATGAGADAVRAALGMILGLRPHPVQAPVADDHGHVVPDVVAWRGGGAWRVALNRRGAPQLRIAAHCERALAGSDHAALRGLLDEARWLVRGVAMRNDTLLRTAQVLVERQRDFLDQGPEAILPLTLREVADAIGVHESTVSRIVSGKYIQTPRGTFELKRLFAVRLEGAQIAGTAVKAMVRRLIDAEPAAAPLADDVIAGLLARQGVRIARRTVAKYRDQLAIGPARARQRLAPRQARQEYV from the coding sequence ATGAAAGGCAACATGCGTACCGCGATGGTCCAGGGCGTCAACCTGACGCCGCAGCTGCTGCAGTCGATCCGGCTGCTGCAGCTGACCGCCCCGCAGCTGGAACAGGAGCTGCGCCAGGCGCTGGAGCGCAATCCGTTGCTGGAACAGGACGAGGCCGCCGAGGAAGCCGAGGCCGACGAGGCCCCCGAGGCCGCGATGCTCGAAGCCGCGGCCTGGGACGAACTGCCGGAACCGGCGTTCCTCTCCGGCGGCAGCATCGGTGGCGGCGACGACGACGCCACCTTGCGCATCGCCGACGGCGAATCCAGCGACCCGCGCCTGCGCCTGCTGCGCCTGCTGTCGCTGCACTGGGACGCGCGCGACCTCGACATCGCCGCCTGGTGGCTCGACCGCTGCGACGACCGCGGCTACCTCGAACAGCCGCTGGACGAACTGCTCGCCGCCGCGCGCGCCGCCTTCCCCACCCGCGCCGACGACGTCGGCGTGCTGCGCCAGCGCCTGCTGCACGGCGACTGGCCGGGCATGGCCGCGGCCGATCCCGGCGAATGCCTGCGCGCACAGCTGCACGCGCTGCCGGAAGACGCCACCCGCGGCCTGGCGTTGCGCCTGCTGGCGGAACACCTCGACCTGCTCGCCGCGCACGACCATGCCGCCATGGCCGCCGCGACCGGCGCCGGCGCCGACGCCGTCCGCGCGGCGCTGGGCATGATCCTGGGCCTGCGCCCGCACCCGGTGCAGGCGCCGGTCGCCGACGACCACGGCCACGTCGTCCCGGACGTCGTCGCCTGGCGCGGCGGCGGCGCGTGGCGCGTCGCGCTCAACCGCCGCGGCGCGCCGCAGCTGCGCATCGCCGCGCATTGCGAACGCGCGCTGGCCGGCAGCGACCATGCCGCGCTGCGCGGCCTGCTCGACGAGGCGCGCTGGCTGGTGCGCGGCGTGGCCATGCGCAACGACACCCTGCTGCGGACCGCGCAGGTGCTGGTCGAGCGCCAGCGGGACTTCCTCGACCAGGGTCCCGAGGCGATCCTGCCGCTGACCCTGCGCGAAGTCGCCGACGCCATCGGCGTGCACGAGTCCACCGTCTCGCGGATCGTCAGCGGCAAGTACATCCAGACCCCGCGCGGCACCTTCGAGCTCAAGCGCCTGTTCGCGGTGCGGCTGGAAGGCGCGCAGATCGCCGGCACCGCGGTCAAGGCCATGGTCCGGCGCCTGATCGATGCCGAACCGGCCGCCGCCCCGCTGGCCGACGACGTGATCGCCGGCCTGCTCGCCCGCCAGGGCGTGCGCATCGCGCGCCGCACCGTGGCCAAGTACCGCGACCAGCTGGCGATCGGCCCGGCCCGCGCGCGCCAGCGCCTGGCCCCGCGCCAGGCCCGTCAGGAGTACGTGTGA